A region of Myxococcus stipitatus DSM 14675 DNA encodes the following proteins:
- a CDS encoding RNA polymerase sigma factor has translation MSARPELRVVKPPGCAPVEDFEVFAHQFQPILFAILRKSCAGIEHEAEDLVHDVLLRALLRWEDLQHWDAFKQRCWLGRVAKNCFLDRIRRRRSEADRLRSLLNLQDEFDGDDVAAQEELWGHVGEEDLKHALGFLSDRLRQTFELYLQGKTYARIAKETGVPQGTVGARLHHARLELRELLRETAERRRREWRR, from the coding sequence ATGAGCGCGAGACCAGAGCTGAGGGTCGTGAAGCCGCCGGGATGCGCACCCGTCGAGGACTTTGAAGTCTTCGCACACCAGTTCCAGCCCATCTTGTTTGCCATTCTCCGGAAGTCTTGTGCTGGGATTGAACACGAGGCCGAGGACCTGGTGCACGATGTGCTGCTGCGTGCGCTGCTCCGGTGGGAAGACCTACAGCATTGGGATGCCTTCAAGCAGCGCTGCTGGCTGGGACGGGTGGCGAAGAACTGCTTCCTGGACCGGATTCGTCGGCGGCGAAGCGAGGCGGACCGGCTGCGGAGCCTGCTGAACCTCCAGGATGAGTTCGACGGAGACGACGTGGCCGCACAGGAGGAACTCTGGGGCCATGTCGGTGAAGAGGACCTGAAGCACGCCCTGGGCTTCTTGAGCGACCGGCTGCGTCAGACCTTCGAGCTGTACCTGCAAGGGAAGACGTACGCGCGGATTGCGAAGGAGACGGGGGTGCCGCAGGGCACGGTGGGGGCGCGGCTGCATCACGCCCGGCTGGAGCTGAGGGAGCTGTTGAGAGAGACAGCCGAGCGGCGTCGGCGGGAGTGGCGGCGATGA
- a CDS encoding sensor histidine kinase, with product MGPLFAYSLVPVLSVSLLLCFTAAPRGRDARGLTLYCLATAVWSGALLLMCLPQAAWLGERFAATGAFTAAAYLHVAFDATRQRSYRLVVLAYVVATVVTLVGALFPDALYGPLAMRRGPLFWPVIALSISAAGVPLLHLAREYRRETPERRPLLLSLVLVGVLAYSGGLGTALLLSAGYPLPVGMYLVLAALLVLVQVVNSQQPPGERRLLERSLVYSALAAVLSAGFLFGVLTLMAGSGQPFLREYRLGAFFLLALAALAFEPVRQRLQEWLGQRLLKGRATGTQLVAALAEQEARADQAARLAELGQFTSAVAHEVRNPLGVLAAHLKLLERQGVDAESVAAMREQISRAGHFVEELLRYGRPRPLELRLVDVQATVALAYSTARQGLGELSPDVAFEAPDGEPVTLEADQSQLSQVFVIVLENALLALRDVPTPRLRVSCLREETTIQVLVEDSGPGIAPELLSRLFQPFVTGRHREGPRPGTGLGLAIARGIVERHGGTMRAGRSASLGGACFEVRLPSSQPAPLSAAAS from the coding sequence ATGGGGCCCCTGTTCGCCTACAGCCTCGTGCCGGTCCTCTCGGTGTCGCTGCTCCTGTGTTTCACCGCGGCGCCGCGAGGCCGTGATGCCCGGGGCCTGACGCTCTACTGTCTCGCCACGGCCGTCTGGAGCGGCGCCCTGCTGCTGATGTGCCTCCCCCAGGCCGCCTGGCTGGGCGAGCGCTTCGCCGCCACCGGGGCCTTCACCGCCGCCGCGTACCTCCACGTCGCGTTCGATGCCACCCGCCAGCGCTCCTATCGCCTCGTCGTGCTGGCCTATGTCGTGGCCACCGTCGTCACGCTGGTGGGCGCGCTCTTTCCGGACGCGCTGTATGGCCCGCTCGCCATGAGGCGCGGGCCGCTGTTCTGGCCCGTCATCGCGCTGTCCATCTCCGCGGCCGGGGTGCCGCTGCTGCACCTGGCCCGCGAGTACCGCCGGGAGACACCCGAGCGCAGGCCGCTGCTCCTGAGCCTCGTGCTCGTGGGAGTGCTCGCGTACTCGGGAGGGCTGGGCACGGCGCTGCTCCTGTCGGCGGGCTATCCGCTGCCCGTCGGGATGTACCTGGTGCTGGCCGCGCTCCTCGTGCTGGTCCAGGTGGTCAACTCGCAGCAGCCGCCCGGAGAGCGCAGGCTCCTGGAGCGCAGCCTGGTGTACTCGGCGCTGGCGGCGGTGCTGTCCGCGGGCTTCCTCTTCGGGGTGCTCACGCTGATGGCGGGCAGTGGCCAGCCCTTCCTGCGGGAGTACCGGCTGGGCGCGTTCTTCCTGCTGGCCCTGGCCGCGCTGGCGTTCGAGCCCGTGCGTCAGCGGCTCCAGGAGTGGCTGGGACAGCGGCTGCTCAAGGGCCGAGCGACGGGGACGCAATTGGTGGCCGCCCTGGCGGAGCAGGAGGCGAGGGCGGACCAGGCGGCCCGGCTCGCGGAGCTGGGTCAGTTCACCTCCGCGGTGGCGCATGAGGTCCGCAATCCGCTGGGGGTGCTGGCCGCGCACCTGAAGCTGCTGGAGCGCCAGGGCGTGGATGCGGAGTCGGTGGCCGCCATGCGCGAGCAGATATCCCGCGCGGGGCACTTCGTGGAGGAGCTGCTGCGGTATGGGCGGCCTCGGCCCCTGGAGCTGCGCCTCGTGGACGTCCAGGCCACGGTGGCCCTGGCGTACTCCACCGCGCGTCAGGGATTGGGCGAGCTGTCCCCGGACGTGGCCTTCGAGGCCCCCGACGGCGAGCCCGTGACGCTGGAGGCGGACCAGTCCCAGCTGTCGCAGGTGTTTGTGATTGTGTTGGAGAATGCCTTGCTCGCGCTGCGAGACGTGCCGACGCCCCGGCTTCGCGTGAGCTGTCTTCGCGAGGAGACGACGATCCAGGTCCTCGTGGAGGACAGCGGGCCGGGCATCGCCCCGGAGCTGCTTTCCCGGCTGTTCCAACCCTTCGTCACGGGGCGCCACCGGGAGGGACCTCGTCCCGGGACAGGGCTGGGATTGGCCATTGCCCGAGGCATCGTCGAGCGGCATGGCGGGACGATGCGGGCCGGACGCTCCGCGTCACTCGGAGGGGCCTGCTTCGAGGTGCGTCTGCCCTCGAGCCAGCCCGCACCGCTGTCCGCCGCGGCCTCTTGA
- a CDS encoding DMT family transporter, whose product MRHFAMVAAGATLWGCWSLFLRPAGLSWSQNAFLALIAMSLPVPWLLRGAPWRDKRATGALLVVALADAGNISLFFAAMKRGPVSVAVLTHYLAPLLLALVAPWVLAERRSLRALVAAPVTLMGLMMLIGRPDGSGGAQMTAALGAGSALFFAAIVLGTKAATRSYSPLAVASLHAPVSAVVLLFIAGTDALPTALDGATLQVLAGGAVCGLTGTCLFNAGLRHVPTAAAGALTYLEPLTASVVGWAVFSESLTPMGVVGGLLVLSAGVWVASERRAPASTAPLPSAAP is encoded by the coding sequence GTGCGGCACTTCGCCATGGTCGCGGCCGGAGCCACCCTCTGGGGATGCTGGTCTCTCTTCCTTCGCCCGGCCGGCCTGTCCTGGTCCCAGAACGCGTTCCTGGCCCTCATCGCCATGTCGCTGCCCGTGCCCTGGCTCCTGCGCGGCGCTCCGTGGAGGGACAAGCGAGCCACGGGCGCCCTGCTCGTGGTGGCCCTCGCGGACGCGGGCAACATCAGCCTCTTCTTCGCCGCCATGAAGCGCGGCCCCGTGTCCGTGGCGGTGCTCACGCACTACCTGGCGCCCTTGCTGCTGGCGCTCGTGGCGCCGTGGGTGCTGGCCGAGCGGCGCTCCCTTCGCGCCCTGGTCGCCGCGCCCGTGACGCTGATGGGGCTGATGATGCTCATCGGCCGGCCCGACGGAAGCGGCGGCGCGCAGATGACCGCGGCCCTGGGTGCCGGAAGCGCCCTCTTCTTCGCGGCCATCGTCCTGGGGACGAAAGCAGCGACACGGTCCTATTCTCCCCTGGCCGTTGCGTCGCTCCATGCGCCGGTGTCAGCGGTGGTCTTGTTGTTCATCGCTGGCACGGATGCATTGCCCACCGCGCTGGATGGGGCCACGCTCCAGGTGCTCGCGGGTGGCGCGGTGTGTGGACTGACGGGCACCTGCCTCTTCAACGCCGGGCTGCGGCATGTGCCCACGGCCGCGGCCGGGGCGCTCACCTACCTGGAGCCCCTCACGGCGTCGGTGGTGGGCTGGGCCGTCTTCTCCGAGTCCCTCACGCCCATGGGCGTGGTGGGGGGGCTGCTGGTCCTCTCCGCGGGGGTCTGGGTCGCCTCCGAGCGAAGGGCGCCCGCGTCAACCGCGCCGCTGCCGTCCGCCGCACCCTGA
- a CDS encoding tRNA-uridine aminocarboxypropyltransferase, which produces MRSRTPEDLAGRCPRCFLPLLLCLCAELPSVPTRTELLVIRHHKETLKSTNTARMAALALPRCRIVSYGSPGQPFDASVLEDDGSTWLLFPDAQQVPGPEAPPPRRLIVLDGSWGQARRMVQRLPALRRLPGLKLPPPPPDSRRLRRPPHPDGMSTLEAMAGALAHLEGEDVARPLYELHERMIDRVLASRGRQAFPSCEEDGED; this is translated from the coding sequence ATGAGGTCTCGAACCCCAGAGGACCTCGCGGGCCGCTGTCCGCGCTGTTTCCTGCCGTTGCTCCTGTGTCTGTGCGCCGAGCTCCCGAGCGTCCCCACGCGCACGGAGCTGCTCGTCATCCGCCACCACAAGGAGACGCTGAAGTCGACCAACACGGCTCGCATGGCCGCGCTCGCGCTGCCGCGCTGCCGCATCGTCTCGTATGGCTCCCCGGGTCAGCCCTTCGACGCCTCCGTGCTGGAGGATGACGGCTCCACCTGGCTGCTCTTCCCGGATGCCCAGCAGGTGCCCGGGCCGGAAGCGCCTCCGCCTCGCAGGCTCATCGTCCTGGATGGGAGCTGGGGGCAGGCACGGCGCATGGTGCAGCGACTTCCCGCGCTGCGCCGCTTGCCGGGCTTGAAGCTGCCTCCACCGCCGCCGGACTCCCGACGGCTGCGCAGACCGCCGCATCCCGACGGCATGTCCACGCTGGAGGCCATGGCCGGGGCCCTGGCACATCTGGAGGGCGAGGACGTGGCGCGTCCGCTCTACGAGCTGCACGAGCGGATGATCGACCGCGTCCTCGCGAGCCGGGGACGACAGGCCTTCCCGTCCTGCGAAGAGGACGGGGAGGACTGA
- a CDS encoding protein-disulfide reductase DsbD family protein, whose translation MNGKKLGVLAVLAGVAVVVVPWLLPTGPSTELDAARFLESGSLFLGAAIVFAGGLLTALTPCVYPLIPITVSVFGARKAESRGKAMLLTTSYIVGMGVVFSALGILAAKTGQAFGSMLGHPAVVTGLAVFLLLLASSMFGAFELALPSGLQNRLNSVGGAGVAGAFLMGSVSGFLAAPCTGPVLTGLLAFVAKTANTTLGATLLFIYALGIGVPFFILGVSTVRLPKSGVWMEWVKSVLGIVLVALAFNYLKDASPWARDVVKAAGAELGRVPGAALAGVLAVVGVLVGAVHRSFKEGSREFSLKAVGVVLVVVALVIRGGALDAGPVGSLWVRMGVAEPPRAPSWQWHHVMPAKKATFSPADFEKVLAQAKAEGRPVLIDFFADWCAACKELDRETYPAQEVISQSSEGQFLNIKIDATNSEDALDALMERFGVEGLPTVAFVSQDGTVLTRPRITGFLEPTPFAAEMRKARCTDGGSC comes from the coding sequence ATGAATGGCAAGAAGCTGGGAGTTTTGGCCGTGCTGGCGGGCGTGGCGGTGGTCGTGGTGCCGTGGCTTCTGCCCACCGGCCCCAGCACCGAGCTCGACGCGGCGCGTTTCCTGGAGTCCGGCAGCCTCTTCCTCGGCGCCGCCATCGTCTTCGCTGGGGGATTGCTCACCGCGCTGACACCGTGCGTCTATCCGCTCATCCCCATCACCGTGTCGGTGTTCGGCGCCCGCAAGGCGGAGAGCCGCGGCAAGGCGATGCTGCTCACCACGTCGTACATCGTCGGCATGGGTGTGGTGTTCAGCGCCCTGGGCATCCTCGCGGCGAAGACGGGTCAGGCCTTCGGTTCGATGCTGGGACACCCCGCCGTCGTGACGGGGCTCGCGGTGTTCCTGCTGCTGCTCGCCTCGTCCATGTTCGGCGCCTTCGAGCTGGCGCTGCCCTCGGGGTTGCAGAACCGGCTGAACTCGGTGGGCGGCGCGGGCGTGGCGGGTGCGTTCCTGATGGGCAGTGTGTCGGGCTTCCTCGCCGCGCCTTGCACGGGGCCGGTGCTGACGGGCCTGTTGGCCTTCGTGGCGAAGACGGCGAACACGACCCTGGGCGCGACGCTGCTCTTCATCTACGCGCTGGGCATCGGCGTGCCGTTCTTCATCCTCGGCGTGTCCACGGTGCGCCTGCCCAAGAGCGGCGTGTGGATGGAGTGGGTGAAGAGCGTGCTGGGCATCGTGCTGGTGGCGCTGGCCTTCAACTACCTGAAGGACGCGTCCCCGTGGGCGCGCGACGTGGTGAAGGCCGCGGGCGCGGAGCTGGGCCGGGTGCCGGGCGCGGCGCTCGCGGGTGTGCTGGCGGTGGTGGGCGTGCTGGTGGGCGCGGTGCACCGCTCGTTCAAGGAAGGCTCGCGCGAGTTCTCGCTCAAGGCCGTGGGCGTGGTGCTGGTGGTGGTCGCGCTGGTGATTCGCGGCGGGGCGCTGGACGCGGGGCCGGTGGGCTCGCTCTGGGTTCGCATGGGCGTGGCCGAGCCTCCTCGCGCGCCGTCCTGGCAGTGGCACCACGTCATGCCGGCCAAGAAGGCGACGTTCTCGCCGGCGGACTTCGAGAAGGTGCTGGCCCAGGCGAAGGCGGAGGGCCGCCCGGTGCTCATCGACTTCTTCGCGGACTGGTGCGCGGCCTGCAAGGAGCTGGACCGCGAGACGTACCCGGCGCAGGAGGTCATCTCCCAGTCCTCCGAGGGCCAGTTCCTCAACATCAAGATTGATGCGACCAACAGTGAGGACGCGCTCGACGCGCTGATGGAGCGCTTCGGCGTGGAGGGCTTGCCCACCGTGGCCTTCGTGTCCCAGGACGGCACGGTGCTGACGCGGCCTCGCATCACCGGGTTCCTGGAGCCCACGCCGTTCGCCGCGGAGATGCGCAAGGCGCGCTGCACCGACGGCGGCTCCTGCTGA
- a CDS encoding SPFH domain-containing protein encodes MSANAKRTKEQAESAEGGRGQLVRMDGGGAGLERTRYAEGWRAGKPAEDPEKMKRWGLITARPSEFLVHMRRGRVREVSGQGASCFKLPGDSVAIVPTSIQRLQFTADQVTNEKVGVQVTGLAVYRIADPLVAFRMLNFSFPERAQEKLADLLREMFVGAARRLVANLSVEECLTRRKEGIAAELVREIAPVLSGRGRLEDTTDAGWGVLLDTIEIQDVRVLSSTVFENMQARFRREQERQAREAELAKERFVHREETEAERQLSLQRLTAQDEVRQQKQTADEQARLETLAIDARVAEAKLAQERTLKQEQVTVEREVALTRLAAEQDVRQKKQVADEQAKLETLSAEARLAEAKIVSERALAASRAQVDMEKLSREQELEAARARIDLEKLKREQDADVGRAKLEQEKQKLAQEAEAAQAGFELVRLRRAQESDDAKARMELERLRREQEQAAARHEGQVAEQLQEVEKLQAQLQVVQSRRAIAEAEVAIAELEVRRENARQELELSRARALRDIENTISPEVIQMTLAQQLPQVAAAFQQKMGEVHVTAVDGANPFGYIAAAVEGVMGLARSAGLKVPTPSLAPTAQ; translated from the coding sequence ATGAGCGCGAACGCGAAGCGGACGAAGGAGCAGGCGGAGTCAGCGGAAGGTGGCCGGGGGCAGCTGGTCCGGATGGACGGGGGTGGGGCGGGCCTGGAGCGCACCCGCTACGCGGAGGGTTGGCGCGCGGGGAAGCCCGCGGAGGACCCGGAGAAGATGAAGCGCTGGGGGCTCATCACCGCGCGGCCCAGCGAGTTCCTCGTCCACATGCGCCGAGGCCGCGTGCGCGAGGTCAGCGGCCAGGGCGCCAGCTGCTTCAAGCTGCCGGGTGACTCGGTGGCCATCGTCCCCACCAGCATCCAGCGGCTCCAGTTCACCGCGGATCAGGTGACGAACGAGAAGGTGGGCGTGCAGGTGACGGGCCTGGCGGTGTACCGCATCGCGGATCCGCTGGTGGCGTTCCGCATGCTCAACTTCTCCTTCCCGGAGCGCGCGCAGGAGAAGCTGGCGGACCTCCTGCGGGAGATGTTCGTCGGCGCCGCGCGCCGCCTCGTCGCGAACCTCTCCGTGGAGGAGTGCCTGACGCGGCGCAAGGAGGGCATCGCCGCGGAGCTGGTGCGCGAAATCGCGCCCGTGCTGTCGGGCCGAGGCCGGCTGGAGGACACGACCGACGCGGGCTGGGGCGTGCTGCTGGACACGATTGAAATCCAGGACGTGCGCGTCCTGTCCTCCACCGTCTTCGAGAACATGCAGGCGCGCTTCCGGCGCGAGCAGGAGCGTCAGGCGCGCGAGGCGGAGCTGGCCAAGGAGCGCTTCGTCCACCGCGAGGAGACGGAGGCCGAGCGCCAATTGAGCCTCCAGCGGCTGACGGCGCAGGACGAGGTGCGTCAGCAGAAGCAGACCGCGGACGAGCAGGCCCGGCTGGAGACGCTGGCCATCGACGCGCGCGTGGCCGAGGCGAAGCTCGCCCAGGAGCGCACGCTCAAGCAGGAGCAGGTCACCGTGGAGCGCGAGGTGGCGCTCACCCGGCTGGCCGCGGAGCAGGACGTCCGCCAGAAGAAGCAGGTGGCCGACGAGCAGGCCAAGCTGGAGACGCTCAGCGCCGAGGCGCGGCTGGCGGAGGCGAAGATTGTCTCCGAGCGCGCGCTGGCCGCGAGCCGCGCCCAGGTGGACATGGAGAAGCTGTCGCGCGAGCAGGAGCTGGAGGCGGCGCGCGCGCGCATCGACCTGGAGAAGCTCAAGCGCGAGCAGGACGCGGACGTGGGCCGCGCGAAGCTGGAGCAGGAGAAGCAGAAGCTGGCGCAGGAGGCGGAGGCCGCGCAGGCGGGATTCGAGCTGGTGCGACTGCGGCGCGCCCAGGAGTCCGACGACGCGAAGGCGCGCATGGAGCTGGAGCGCCTTCGCCGTGAGCAGGAGCAAGCCGCGGCGCGGCATGAGGGCCAGGTGGCCGAGCAACTCCAGGAAGTGGAGAAGCTCCAGGCACAGCTCCAAGTGGTGCAGTCCCGGCGAGCCATCGCGGAGGCGGAGGTGGCCATCGCGGAGCTGGAGGTGCGGCGGGAGAACGCGCGCCAGGAATTGGAGCTGTCGAGGGCCCGCGCGCTGCGTGACATCGAGAACACCATCAGCCCGGAGGTCATCCAGATGACGCTCGCGCAGCAACTGCCCCAGGTGGCCGCGGCCTTCCAGCAGAAGATGGGTGAGGTTCACGTCACGGCCGTGGATGGCGCGAACCCGTTTGGCTACATCGCCGCGGCTGTGGAAGGAGTGATGGGGCTCGCGCGTTCAGCGGGCCTGAAGGTGCCTACCCCCTCGCTTGCCCCCACGGCGCAGTAG
- a CDS encoding IscS subfamily cysteine desulfurase, whose translation MKLPIYMDNHATTPMDPRVLDVMLPYLREDFGNAASRNHVFGWKAEAAVKKARQQVAELIGATDQEIVFTSGATESDNLAIKGVVEYYKSKGDHIITLKTEHKAILDTCKRLERVRQERLDELKLLRLGQLAGRDVSPEEVAELAAKHDLDNDETYKKWAELPTGGARVTYLDVEKDGRVNLEKLEEAMTPKTVLVSIMFANNEIGVVQPLAEIGALCRKKGVLFHCDAVQGIGKVPFDVEAMKVDLASITSHKMYGPKGIGALYVRRKPRVRIAPIIDGGGHERGMRSGTLNVAAIVGFGHAAQLAREELADEAARILRLREKLRKGLTDALDMTIINGSMEHRLPGNLNISFAHAEGESLMMGIKDVAVSSGSACTSASLEPSYVLRALGVDEELAHSSIRFGLGRFTTEEEVDYVVQLVVDKVRKLRDMSPLYEMAKEGIDLKSIEWTAH comes from the coding sequence GTGAAGCTGCCAATCTACATGGACAACCACGCCACGACGCCGATGGATCCGCGCGTGTTGGACGTGATGCTTCCCTACCTGCGCGAGGACTTCGGCAACGCGGCCAGCCGCAACCACGTGTTCGGCTGGAAGGCCGAGGCGGCGGTGAAGAAGGCCCGTCAGCAGGTGGCGGAGCTCATCGGCGCGACGGACCAGGAGATTGTCTTCACCTCCGGCGCCACCGAGTCCGACAACCTCGCCATCAAGGGCGTCGTCGAGTACTACAAGTCGAAGGGTGACCACATCATCACCCTGAAGACCGAGCACAAGGCCATCCTGGACACCTGCAAGCGCCTGGAGCGCGTGCGCCAGGAGCGGCTGGACGAGCTGAAGCTCTTGCGCCTGGGGCAGTTGGCCGGCCGCGACGTCTCCCCCGAGGAGGTCGCCGAGCTCGCCGCGAAGCACGACCTGGACAACGACGAGACGTACAAGAAGTGGGCGGAGCTGCCCACCGGCGGCGCGCGCGTCACGTACCTGGACGTGGAGAAGGACGGGCGCGTCAACCTGGAGAAGCTCGAGGAGGCGATGACGCCGAAGACGGTGCTCGTCTCCATCATGTTCGCCAACAACGAGATTGGCGTCGTGCAGCCCCTCGCGGAGATTGGCGCGCTGTGCCGCAAGAAGGGCGTCCTCTTCCACTGCGACGCGGTGCAGGGCATCGGCAAGGTGCCCTTCGACGTGGAGGCGATGAAGGTGGACCTGGCCTCCATCACGTCCCACAAGATGTACGGCCCCAAGGGCATCGGCGCGCTGTACGTGCGCCGCAAGCCGCGCGTGCGCATCGCCCCCATCATCGACGGCGGCGGCCACGAGCGCGGCATGCGCTCCGGCACGCTCAACGTCGCGGCCATCGTCGGCTTCGGCCACGCGGCGCAGCTCGCCCGCGAGGAGCTGGCCGATGAGGCCGCCCGCATCCTCCGCCTGCGCGAGAAGCTGAGGAAGGGCCTGACGGACGCGCTGGACATGACCATCATCAACGGGTCGATGGAGCACCGGCTGCCGGGCAACCTCAACATCTCCTTCGCCCACGCCGAGGGCGAGTCCCTGATGATGGGCATCAAGGACGTGGCGGTGTCGTCCGGGTCCGCGTGCACGTCCGCCTCGCTGGAGCCCTCCTACGTGCTGCGCGCGCTGGGCGTGGACGAGGAGCTGGCCCACAGCTCCATCCGCTTCGGGCTGGGGCGCTTCACCACCGAGGAGGAGGTCGACTACGTCGTCCAGCTCGTCGTGGACAAGGTGCGCAAGTTGCGAGACATGAGCCCCCTGTACGAGATGGCCAAGGAAGGCATCGACCTCAAGAGCATCGAGTGGACGGCGCATTAG
- the iscU gene encoding Fe-S cluster assembly scaffold IscU produces the protein MAYSDKVIDHYENPRNVGTMDKEDPNVGTGLVGAPACGDVMRLQLKISDDGLIEDARFKTFGCGSAIASSSLVTEWVKGKTVDQAMTISNKDVARELALPPVKIHCSVLAEDAIKAAIEDFKKKRAARKAQAS, from the coding sequence ATGGCTTACAGCGACAAGGTCATCGACCACTACGAGAACCCCCGCAACGTCGGGACGATGGACAAGGAAGACCCGAACGTCGGCACCGGCCTGGTGGGTGCGCCCGCTTGCGGCGACGTGATGCGGCTGCAGCTCAAGATCTCCGACGACGGCCTCATCGAGGACGCGCGGTTCAAGACGTTCGGCTGTGGCTCCGCCATCGCGTCCTCGTCGCTCGTCACCGAGTGGGTGAAGGGCAAGACGGTGGACCAGGCGATGACCATCTCCAACAAGGACGTGGCCCGCGAGCTGGCGCTGCCGCCGGTGAAGATCCACTGCTCGGTGCTGGCCGAGGACGCCATCAAGGCGGCCATCGAGGACTTCAAGAAGAAGCGCGCCGCGCGCAAGGCCCAGGCATCGTAG